The following coding sequences are from one Leguminivora glycinivorella isolate SPB_JAAS2020 chromosome 7, LegGlyc_1.1, whole genome shotgun sequence window:
- the LOC125227874 gene encoding serine/threonine-protein kinase Aurora-2-like: protein MENKKPAGDNFKVPTLPVGRPLQSSTKTNIADSKESTSPGFKGAHEKKSSWALTDFDLGRALGKGKFGNVYLAREKESRYVVALKVLFKSQILDADIEHQVRREVEIQCRLRHPNILRMYGYFHDEKRIYLILEYAKHGALYMLLKQRGRFDERAAAVYVRDLSRALLYCHAKKVIHRDIKPENILIGHNGVLKIADFGWSVHSPSSRRMTLCGTLDYLSPEMIEGKPHSYAVDIWSLGVLCYELLVGLPPFDAKHSNQTYLKIKYVIIKYPEYVSEKAKDLMGKLLVVNPEHRLPLASVLQHPWIVENAPPGALPPAFNPDPNAKLENNQ, encoded by the coding sequence ATGGAGAACAAGAAACCCGCAGGTGATAATTTCAAAGTGCCAACTTTGCCCGTCGGCCGCCCCTTACAGTCGAGCACCAAAACGAACATCGCGGACTCGAAGGAATCCACTTCGCCGGGCTTCAAGGGTGCACACGAGAAGAAAAGTTCGTGGGCATTGACAGATTTCGACCTCGGGCGCGCGCTGGGCAAAGGGAAGTTCGGGAACGTGTACCTGGCGCGCGAGAAGGAGTCGCGGTACGTGGTGGCGCTGAAGGTGCTGTTCAAGAGCCAGATCCTGGACGCGGACATCGAGCACCAGGTGCGGCGCGAGGTGGAGATCCAGTGCCGGCTGCGGCACCCCAACATCCTGCGCATGTACGGCTACTTCCACGACGAGAAGCGCATCTACCTCATCCTCGAGTACGCCAAGCACGGCGCGCTCTACATGCTGCTCAAGCAGCGCGGCCGCTTCGACGAGCGCGCCGCCGCCGTCTACGTGCGCGACCTCTCCAGGGCGCTGCTCTACTGCCACGCCAAGAAGGTCATCCACCGCGACATCAAGCCCGAGAACATACTCATCGGACACAACGGGGTGCTCAAAATAGCCGACTTCGGCTGGTCCGTGCACTCCCCCTCCTCTAGGAGAATGACTCTCTGTGGAACCTTGGACTATTTATCCCCGGAGATGATTGAAGGCAAGCCCCACAGTTATGCGGTTGACATTTGGAGTCTCGGTGTGTTATGCTATGAGTTACTTGTAGGATTACCTCCGTTTGACGCTAAACACTCAAATCAGACTTATTTGAAAATTAAGTATGTAATAATTAAGTATCCAGAGTATGTGTCGGAGAAGGCAAAGGATCTCATGGGTAAGCTGCTGGTGGTGAACCCGGAGCACCGGCTGCCGCTGGCCAGCGTGCTGCAGCATCCCTGGATCGTAGAGAACGCCCCGCCGGGGGCGCTGCCTCCCGCCTTCAACCCCGACCCTAATGCCAAACTAGAGAATAaccaataa
- the LOC125227873 gene encoding glutamate receptor ionotropic, delta-2, whose product MMRGVESRKDLEWVLVDLLNAAARRGGVTCAAVVCDAAHLGVWRGALWRRLSPPLPVVMIVVEEYEDLLSPNFDTLEALRQARKDGCNVYVILLANGLQAARLLRFGDRHRILDTRAAYIMLHDYRLFTRELHYVWKRVVNVVFVRRHAGGTAGRGGPWVELSTVPFPNPIRAVFVSRRLDIWRNGRFHYNRPLFADKTRNLNAEVLNVVYLDHVPSVVVSKHNDTNKIGGVEIEILNTLAEKMNFKPNLYQSVNAEYHKWGQKQANGSFSGLIGEIVSGADVALGNLQYTPYHLALMDLGLPYTAQCFTFLTPEALTDNSWKTLILPFKLYMWIAVLLVLLMTGAIFHGLARCYGHLLRYQREHYVLTDKHDHDREPAGLYLFGSVANSILYTYGMLVVVSLPRLPGGGAVRLLTGAYWLYCILLGVSYRASMTAILANPAPTVTIDTLQELVDSGLVCGGWGAETERFFDESLDEIGQRIGERFQTIDDPDEAAAKVARGVFAYYENEYYLKYLSVKRKNWDVSMETQNATNASSVKVAGDRDLHIMSDCVVNIPISLGFHKNSPLKPLADEYTRRAVEVGLVGKWLGDAMAPLRARDSADNELKALMNLNKLYGAFIALAIGYFLSFVCLFGELIYWNCVVKKDPNFDKYAMDLYYVKKK is encoded by the exons ATGATGAGGGGCGTGGAGTCTCGCAAGGACCTGGAGTGGGTGCTGGTCGACCTGCTGAacgcggcggcgcggcgcggcggcgtCACGTGCGCCGCCGTCGTGTGCGACGCCGCGCACCTCGGCGTGTGGCGCGGCGCGCTGTGGCGCCGCCTGTCGCCGCCGCTGCCCGTCGTCATG ATCGTGGTGGAGGAGTACGAGGACCTGCTGTCGCCGAACTTCGACACGCTGGAGGCGCTGCGGCAGGCGCGCAAGGACGGCTGCAACGTGTACGTCATCCTGCTCGCCAACGGGCTGCAGGCGGCCAGGCTGCTGCGGTTCGGGGACAG ACACCGAATCCTGGACACGCGCGCGGCGTACATCATGCTGCACGACTACCGGCTGTTCACTCGCGAGCTGCACTACGTGTGGAAGCGCGTCGTGAACGTGGTGTTCGTGCGGCGCCACGCGGGGGGGACggcggggcgcggggggccGTGGGTGGAGCTCTCCACCGTGCCCTTCCCCAACCCCATCAGGGCCGTGTTCGTGTCGCGCCGGCTCGACATCTGGAGGAATGGCAGGTTCCACTATAACAG GCCCCTGTTCGCAGACAAGACTCGCAACCTGAACGCGGAGGTGCTGAACGTGGTGTACCTGGACCACGTGCCCTCCGTCGTCGTCTCCAAGCACAACGACACCAACAAGATCGGCGGCGTCGAGATAGAA ATCCTGAACACGTTAGCGGAGAAGATGAACTTCAAGCCAAACCTGTACCAGTCGGTGAACGCCGAGTACCACAAGTGGGGGCAGAAGCAGGCCAATGGCTCTTTCTCAG GGTTAATCGGCGAGATCGTGAGCGGCGCGGACGTGGCGCTGGGCAATCTGCAGTACACGCCATACCACCTGGCGCTCATGGACCTCGGGCTCCCCTACACGGCGCAGTGCTTCACCTTCCTCACGCCCGAGGCGCTCACCGACAACTCCTGGAAGACTCTCATCCTGCCCTTCAA GCTGTACATGTGGATAGCGGTGCTGCTGGTGCTGCTGATGACGGGCGCCATCTTCCACGGGCTGGCGCGCTGCTACGGGCACCTGCTGCGCTACCAGCGCGAACACTACGTCCTCACCGACAAACACGACCACG ATAGGGAGCCGGCGGGCCTGTACCTGTTCGGGTCGGTGGCGAACAGCATCCTGTACACGTACGGCATGCTGGTGGTGGTGTCGCTGCCGCGACTGCCGGGCGGCGGCGCCGTGCGTCTGCTCACCGGCGCCTACTGGCTCTACTGCATCCTGCTCGGCGTCTCCTACCGCGCCAGCATGACCGCCATCCTCGCCAACCCCGCGCCCACCGTCACCATCGACACGCTGCAGGAGCTCGTCGACTCCGGGCTCGTGTGCGGCGGCTGGGGCGCCGAGACCGAGCGCTTCTTCGACGAGTCCTTGGACGAGATCGGGCAGAGGATCGGCGAGAGGTTCCAGACGATAGACGACCCGGACGAGGCCGCCGCCAAGGTCGCCCGGGGGGTGTTCGCCTACTACGAAAACGAGTACTACTTGAAGTATCTCAGCGTCAAAAGAAAGAACTGGGACGTGAGCATGGAGACGCAGAACGCGACGAACGCGAGCAGTGTGAAGGTGGCGGGGGACCGGGATCTGCACATCATGTCGGACTGCGTGGTGAACATCCCCATCTCGCTCGGGTTCCACAAGAACTCGCCGCTGAAGCCGCTGGCCGACGAGTACACGCGGCGCGCCGTGGAGGTGGGGCTGGTGGGCAAGTGGCTCGGCGACGCCATGGCGCCGCTGCGCGCGCGGGACTCCGCCGACAACGAGCTCAAGGCGCTCATGAACCTCAACAAGCTCTACGGAGCCTTCATAGCCCTCGCGATTGGATATTTCTTGAGCTTCGTATGCCTCTTTGGGGAGCTCATCTATTGGAATTGTGTTGTCAAAAAAGATCCTAATTTTGACAAGTATGCTATGGATCTCTATTATGTGAAGAAAAAATGA
- the LOC125227876 gene encoding RWD domain-containing protein 4 has protein sequence MSEDAEQQAEEVEVLKSIYEGDDNFKQVNPTTYQYKYVDGEKSFILEISWGDTYPTEKPNFNLDIFYNQHLLPAVKEKILSIVSEEAEQWLGCAMTYTLFECLKERAAEILAAQTEEAVVARVEKITIEDQEPEARVERKEQLTKAQKRRAWDRAEMGRAGERARGWDWVDIVKHLSQVPHQPTA, from the exons ATGTCTGAGGACGCGGAGCAACAGGCGGAGGAGGTGGAAGTGCTGAAGTCCATCTACGAGGGCGACGACAACTTCAAGCAAGTCAACCCCACCACATACCAGTATAAG TATGTTGATGGTGAGAAGTCCTTTATATTAGAAATATCATGGGGAGACACGTACCCCACAGAGAAGCCCAACTTCAATCTGGACATCTTTTATAATCAACATTT ATTACCAGCAGTGAAGGAGAAGATCCTGTCGATAGTGAGCGAGGAGGCGGAGCAGTGGCTGGGCTGCGCGATGACGTACACGCTGTTCGAGTGCCTGAAGGAGCGCGCGGCCGAGATCCTCGCCGCCCAGACCGAGGAGGCCGTGGTCGCTCGCGTCGAGAAGATCACCATCGAGGACCAGGAG CCGGAGGCGCGCGTGGAGCGCAAGGAGCAGCTGACGAAGGCGCAGAAGCGGCGCGCCTGGGACCGCGCGGAGATGGGCCGCGCCGGCGAGCGCGCGCGCGGCTGGGACTGGGTCGACATCGTCAAGCATCTCTCGCAGGTCCCGCACCAGCCCACCGCGTGA